From the Ciconia boyciana chromosome 28, ASM3463844v1, whole genome shotgun sequence genome, one window contains:
- the EMP3 gene encoding epithelial membrane protein 3 isoform X2: protein MSFLLFAVAALHVLILLLLFVITLDKGWWVLPDAEKLNLWYDCVFQNSTQSWLCASVANSPARGAPRAPLRRLGRHPAAGGAGGAGGGGAVRSAGGAPARWPLWPLLRAGLALRAPGPGQRRHLRPPAQEGVTPPRPAPPGPRRDRCRGR, encoded by the exons ATGAGTTTCCTCCTCTTCGCCGTCGCCGCCCTCCAcgtcctcatcctcctcctcctcttcgtCATCACCCTGGATAAG gggtggtgggtgctgccGGACGCGGAGAAGCTGAACCTGTGGTACGACTGCGTCTTCCAGAACAGCACCCAGAGCTGGCTCTGCGCCAGCGTCGCCAACAGCC CTGCACGCGGGGCCCCGCGGGCGCCGCTTCGCCGCCTCGGCCGGCACCCAGCTGCCGGCGG GGCTGGCGGTGCTGGTGGGGGCGGGGCTGTACGCAGCGCAGGGGGGGCACCCGCCCGGTGGCCACTTTGGCCACTGCTTCGTGCTGGCCTGGCTCTGCGGGCCCCTGGCCCTGGCCAGCGGCGTCACCTACGGCCACCTGCGCAAGAGGGAGTgaccccgccccgccccgccccgccgggaccACGCCGCGACCGCTGCCGTGGCCGGTGA
- the EMP3 gene encoding epithelial membrane protein 3 isoform X1, whose product MSFLLFAVAALHVLILLLLFVITLDKGWWVLPDAEKLNLWYDCVFQNSTQSWLCASVANSPGLHAVRGLLLGALLLSSGAFGLFLWQLHAGPRGRRFAASAGTQLPAGLAVLVGAGLYAAQGGHPPGGHFGHCFVLAWLCGPLALASGVTYGHLRKRE is encoded by the exons ATGAGTTTCCTCCTCTTCGCCGTCGCCGCCCTCCAcgtcctcatcctcctcctcctcttcgtCATCACCCTGGATAAG gggtggtgggtgctgccGGACGCGGAGAAGCTGAACCTGTGGTACGACTGCGTCTTCCAGAACAGCACCCAGAGCTGGCTCTGCGCCAGCGTCGCCAACAGCC CGGGGCTGCACGCGGtgcgggggctgctgctgggggccctgctcctctccagcgGCGCCTTCGGCCTCTTCCTCTGGCAGCTGCACGCGGGGCCCCGCGGGCGCCGCTTCGCCGCCTCGGCCGGCACCCAGCTGCCGGCGG GGCTGGCGGTGCTGGTGGGGGCGGGGCTGTACGCAGCGCAGGGGGGGCACCCGCCCGGTGGCCACTTTGGCCACTGCTTCGTGCTGGCCTGGCTCTGCGGGCCCCTGGCCCTGGCCAGCGGCGTCACCTACGGCCACCTGCGCAAGAGGGAGTga
- the EMP3 gene encoding epithelial membrane protein 3 isoform X3, producing the protein MSFLLFAVAALHVLILLLLFVITLDKGWWVLPDAEKLNLWYDCVFQNSTQSWLCASVANSRLAVLVGAGLYAAQGGHPPGGHFGHCFVLAWLCGPLALASGVTYGHLRKRE; encoded by the exons ATGAGTTTCCTCCTCTTCGCCGTCGCCGCCCTCCAcgtcctcatcctcctcctcctcttcgtCATCACCCTGGATAAG gggtggtgggtgctgccGGACGCGGAGAAGCTGAACCTGTGGTACGACTGCGTCTTCCAGAACAGCACCCAGAGCTGGCTCTGCGCCAGCGTCGCCAACAGCC GGCTGGCGGTGCTGGTGGGGGCGGGGCTGTACGCAGCGCAGGGGGGGCACCCGCCCGGTGGCCACTTTGGCCACTGCTTCGTGCTGGCCTGGCTCTGCGGGCCCCTGGCCCTGGCCAGCGGCGTCACCTACGGCCACCTGCGCAAGAGGGAGTga